One region of Bactrocera neohumeralis isolate Rockhampton chromosome 5, APGP_CSIRO_Bneo_wtdbg2-racon-allhic-juicebox.fasta_v2, whole genome shotgun sequence genomic DNA includes:
- the LOC126758337 gene encoding probable phosphorylase b kinase regulatory subunit alpha isoform X9, with translation MRSRSNSGVRLDYYQRIVHRLIMSHQEPVTGLFPASNINSHAWIRDNVYCILAVWGLSMAYKKIADQDEDRAKCYELEQSCVKLMRGLLMAMMNQKDKVERFKMTQNPLDSLHAKYSSKNGQPVVGDGEWGHLQIDAVSLYLLILAQMTASGLQIVFSLDEVSFIQNLVFYIESAYCIPDYGIWERGDKTNHGEPELNASSIGMAKAALEAMNELDLFGARGGPASVIHVLADEAHKCQAVLQSMLPRESNSKELDSGLLCVIGFPAFAADDPQLIRNTKDAILSRLQGKYGCKRFLRDGYRTPKEDPSRLYYERWELRMFENIECEWPLFYCYLILFHAFQNDKLAVKEYADRLEKIMVRADDGTLLIPESYAVPHNLVSNEYQHPGSQPREVVGRCPFLWGQSLFILGRLLQEGFLAVGELDPLNRRLGAQKKPDVVVQVVIIAEDNEIRDKLTEHDLHVQTIAEVAPIEVQPARVLSHLYTYLGRNRKLGLTGRKSRDVGILSTSKLYSLKDRIFAFTPQNIDFEEYYTTRDPDLLASNFTTNLAFLTNNWRHMLGRPTITLMATHYMLDQDKIPLAMIQTMRKLKSGYINGTRVMLGNLKDFLNTSAITDLSFLGSTEDGYPDRLNPDVQAYLDEHLLRSFSHRGMMKLHGAHLRPRQLRRRMSCKGAIKKTRSINVDSDNLGMEGPTPLTERRLSSVIPPPWLQPNKANNISVFATTPEEGPTLTVDPLIRENIYPIDPHHNRSAIERRSEFTRQQEKVEELIAMLRETENLEEQGDILQYLVDTQGLDFNTGMLEEGRVVTVRDLLKGLYEKACQQKLWGLVRHTAGMLGKRVEDLAKAVTDLLVRQKQVTVGMPPNNEYTITAPLPEIELRQLIHDTYGDDESTAMLTQELMVYLAMFIRTEPQLFHEMLRLRVGLIIQVMAKELSRTLNCDGEAASEHLLNLSPFEMKNLLYHILSGKEFAVSSVARGNLSIVSCKSSRVSKKSQIGLGDQEGDDALIATIDDRQGQWLRRRRLDGALNRVPRDFYSRVWSVLEKCQGLAIEGRILPQSLTQEMTTGELKFALEVETALNQIPQPEYRQLVVEALMVLTLMTEHNMVPSLGGIIYVEHLVHKANQLFLEDQRKVQGDAMLCCAKSKEGKDQQAASGMLLCGGAAYICQHLYDSAPSGSYGTMTYMARAVALVLDCVPKHGEMECVIS, from the exons atgcgTTCCCGCAGCAATTCGGGCGTCCGGCTGGACTATTACCAGCGTATAGTGCACCGCCTGATCATGTCGCACCAAGAACCTGTTACTGGCTTATTTCCTGCCTCAAACATTAATTCCCATGCTTGGATACGTGATAATGTTTACTGTATATTGGCCGTATGGGGTCTTTCGATGGCCTACAAGAAAATTGCGGATCAAGATGAAGATAGAGCTAAATGCTATGAGTTGGAACAAAGTTGCGTGAAATTAATGAGAGGCTTACTTATGGCAATGATGAATCAAAAAGATAAAGTAGAACGATTCAAAATGACGCAAAACCCATTGGACTCATTGCACGCAAAATATTCGAGTAAAAATGGACAACCTGTTGTTGGAGATGGGGAATGGGGTCATTTACAAATCGACGCAGTTTCTTTGTATCTTTTGATTTTAGCACAGATGACAGCATCTGGGTTGCAGATTGTATTTTCTTTAGATGAAGTTTCATTTATTCAAAATCTGGTATTCTACATAGAGTCGGCATATTGTATTCCCGATTATGGTATTTGGGAGCGAGGCGACAAAACTAATCACG GTGAGCCAGAACTAAATGCAAGTTCAATTGGTATGGCCAAAGCAGCTCTAGAAGCAATGAACGAACTGGACTTATTTGGTGCCCGAGGAGGTCCTGCAAGTGTTATACATGTTTTAGCTGATGAAGCACATAAATGTCAGGCTGTTTTGCAATCTATGTTACCACGCGAATCAAACAGCAAAGAACTTGACTCGGGATTGCTTTGCGTAATTGGATTTCCAGCGTTTGCTGCTGATGACCCACAATTAATACGTAACACGAAAGATGCCATTTTATCACGACTTCAAGGAAAATATGGCTGCAAACGCTTTTTACGAGATGGCTACCGTACACCCAAAGAGGATCCATCTCGCTTATACTACGAACGTTGGGAACTCAGAATGTTTGAAAACATCGAGTGCGAGTGGCCTCTGTTTTATTGTTACCTCATTCTTTTCCACGCTTTTCAAAATGACAAATTAGCAGTGAAGGAATATGCAGATCGCCTTGAG aaaattatggtCCGAGCAGACGATGGGACATTACTTATACCTGAAAGTTATGCAGTTCCGCATAATTTGGTATCAAACGAATACCAACATCCCGGCTCGCAACCGCGTGAAGTAGTAGGCAGATGCCCATTCCTTTGGGGACAATCTTTGTTCATATTAGGTCGACTATTACAGGAG GGTTTCTTGGCAGTCGGAGAATTAGATCCGTTAAATCGTCGTCTAGGTGCCCAAAAGAAACCTGACGTTGTTGTCCAAGTGGTCATCATAGCTGAGGATAACGAAATACGTGACAAGTTGACAGAACATGATTTGCATGTACAAACAATAGCTgaagtggcgccaattgaagtaCAGCCAGCTCGAGTTCTTAGCCATTTGTACACGTATTTGGGTCGTAATCGGAAATTAGGATTAACAGGGCGTAAGTCTCGCGATGTGGGTATTTTGAGCACCAGCAAATTATACTCACTTAAGGATCGTATATTTGCCTTTACACCACAA AATATCGATTTTGAAGAGTACTACACAACTCGTGATCCTGATTTGCTTGCTAGCAATTTCACAACAAATTTAGCTTTCCTAACAAACAATTGGCGGCACATGTTAGGAAGACCGACTATAACTCTAATGGCCACGCATTACATGCTAG ATCAAGATAAAATACCACTGGCTATGATCCAAACAATGCGTAAGCTTAAGTCTGGATATATTAATGGCACTCGAGTTATGCTGGGCAACCTCAAGGACTTCTTAAATACGTCCGCCATCACCGATCTAAGCTTTTTGGGAAGCACAGAAGATGGTTACCCAGATCGTTTAAATCCCGACGTACAGGCATATTTGGACGAGCACTTGTTGCGCTCATTTAGCCATCGCGGCATGATGAAACTACATGGCGCACATTTGCGGCCACGTCAATTACGCAGGCGTATGTCTTGCAAGGGTGCTATTAAAAAAACCCGTTCAATTAATGTCGATT CTGATAATTTGGGTATGGAAGGTCCGACACCATTAACGGAAAGACGTTTATCATCGGTGATTCCGCCACCATGGTTACAGCCAAATAAGGCTAATAATAtcagtgtttttgcaacaacacCAGAAGAAGGTCCCACCCTCACAGTGGATCCATTGATTCGTGAAAATATCTACCCCATTGATCCACATCATAATCGTTCGGCCATTGAACGCCGCAGTGAGTTTACAAGACAACAAGAAA AAGTAGAGGAATTAATTGCAATGTTGCGTGAAACGGAGAATCTGGAAGAACAAGGAGACATTTTGCAATATTTGGTCGACACACAGGGGTTGGACTTCAATACTG GGATGTTGGAGGAAGGTCGCGTCGTCACTGTGCGGGATCTCCTTAAAGGCCTCTACGAAAAAGCTTGTCAACAGAAACTTTGGGGCCTTGTGCGCCACACAGCCGGAATGCTTGGAAAACGTGTCGAGGATCTTGCCAAGGCCGTAACCGATCTGTTGGTGCGACAGAAGCAG GTCACTGTAGGAATGCCACCCAATAATGAATATACAATTACTGCACCTTTACCAGAGATTGAGTTACGTCAACTGATCCATGAT ACTTATGGTGATGATGAAAGTACTGCGATGTTGACGCAGGAATTAATGGTGTATCTAGCTATGTTTATACGCACCGAACCACAACTATTTCACGAAATGTTGCGCCTGCGCGTAGGGCTTATTATTCAGGTAATGGCCAAGGAGTTATCACGTACACTTAATTGTGACGGTGAGGCAGCCTCGGAACATTTGCTCAACCTGTCGCCATTTGAAATGAAGAACTTGCTCTATCACATACTGAGCGGAAAAGAATTTGCTGTGAGCAGTG TTGCACGTGGAAATCTCTCAATCGTAAGCTGTAAATCAAGTCGTGTCAGCAAGAAGAGTCAAATAGGTTTGGGCGATCAAGAGGGAGATGATGCACTTATAGCAACAATCGATGATCGTCAAGGTCAATGGTTAAGACGCCGCCGCTTGGATGGTGCACTGAATCGGGTACCACGTGATTTCTATTCTCGCGTCTGGAGTGTGCTTGAAAAATGCCAAGGATTGGCAATCGAAGGACGCATATTACCGCAGAGTTTGACACAAGAAATGACAACCGGCGAATTGAAATTTGCTTTAGAAGTAGAAACGGCACTTAATCAAATTCCACAACCAGAATATAGACAATTGGTGGTGGAAGCCCTTATGGTGCTCACACTTATGACAGAACATAATATGGTACCCTCTCTGGGCGGTATTATCTATGTTGAACATTTGGTTCACAAAGCCAATCAACTGTTTCTAGAAGATCAACGTAAAGTGCAAGGTGATGCTATGCTATGTTGTGCCAAATCCAAAGAGGGCAAGGACCAGCAGGCAGCTTCCGGTATGCTCTTATGTGGAGGTGCAGCATATATCTGTCAACATTTATACGATAG TGCACCCAGTGGTAGCTATGGCACTATGACATATATGGCTCGTGCAGTTGCTCTTGTTCTGGACTGTGTGCCAAAGCATGGAGAAATGGAATGTGTAATATCCTAA
- the LOC126758337 gene encoding probable phosphorylase b kinase regulatory subunit alpha isoform X5, which produces MRSRSNSGVRLDYYQRIVHRLIMSHQEPVTGLFPASNINSHAWIRDNVYCILAVWGLSMAYKKIADQDEDRAKCYELEQSCVKLMRGLLMAMMNQKDKVERFKMTQNPLDSLHAKYSSKNGQPVVGDGEWGHLQIDAVSLYLLILAQMTASGLQIVFSLDEVSFIQNLVFYIESAYCIPDYGIWERGDKTNHGEPELNASSIGMAKAALEAMNELDLFGARGGPASVIHVLADEAHKCQAVLQSMLPRESNSKELDSGLLCVIGFPAFAADDPQLIRNTKDAILSRLQGKYGCKRFLRDGYRTPKEDPSRLYYERWELRMFENIECEWPLFYCYLILFHAFQNDKLAVKEYADRLEKIMVRADDGTLLIPESYAVPHNLVSNEYQHPGSQPREVVGRCPFLWGQSLFILGRLLQEGFLAVGELDPLNRRLGAQKKPDVVVQVVIIAEDNEIRDKLTEHDLHVQTIAEVAPIEVQPARVLSHLYTYLGRNRKLGLTGRKSRDVGILSTSKLYSLKDRIFAFTPQNIDFEEYYTTRDPDLLASNFTTNLAFLTNNWRHMLGRPTITLMATHYMLDQDKIPLAMIQTMRKLKSGYINGTRVMLGNLKDFLNTSAITDLSFLGSTEDGYPDRLNPDVQAYLDEHLLRSFSHRGMMKLHGAHLRPRQLRRRMSCKGAIKKTRSINVDSDNLGMEGPTPLTERRLSSVIPPPWLQPNKANNISVFATTPEEGPTLTVDPLIRENIYPIDPHHNRSAIERRSEFTRQQEKVEELIAMLRETENLEEQGDILQYLVDTQGLDFNTAGLGLRNKDSDVEQEDVDEAIAIASVIKGELCDNTELLPTVIIDTTLTNSSLLPTQGMLEEGRVVTVRDLLKGLYEKACQQKLWGLVRHTAGMLGKRVEDLAKAVTDLLVRQKQVTVGMPPNNEYTITAPLPEIELRQLIHDTYGDDESTAMLTQELMVYLAMFIRTEPQLFHEMLRLRVGLIIQVMAKELSRTLNCDGEAASEHLLNLSPFEMKNLLYHILSGKEFAVSSVARGNLSIVSCKSSRVSKKSQIGLGDQEGDDALIATIDDRQGQWLRRRRLDGALNRVPRDFYSRVWSVLEKCQGLAIEGRILPQSLTQEMTTGELKFALEVETALNQIPQPEYRQLVVEALMVLTLMTEHNMVPSLGGIIYVEHLVHKANQLFLEDQRKVQGDAMLCCAKSKEGKDQQAASGMLLCGGAAYICQHLYDSAPSGSYGTMTYMARAVALVLDCVPKHGEMECVIS; this is translated from the exons atgcgTTCCCGCAGCAATTCGGGCGTCCGGCTGGACTATTACCAGCGTATAGTGCACCGCCTGATCATGTCGCACCAAGAACCTGTTACTGGCTTATTTCCTGCCTCAAACATTAATTCCCATGCTTGGATACGTGATAATGTTTACTGTATATTGGCCGTATGGGGTCTTTCGATGGCCTACAAGAAAATTGCGGATCAAGATGAAGATAGAGCTAAATGCTATGAGTTGGAACAAAGTTGCGTGAAATTAATGAGAGGCTTACTTATGGCAATGATGAATCAAAAAGATAAAGTAGAACGATTCAAAATGACGCAAAACCCATTGGACTCATTGCACGCAAAATATTCGAGTAAAAATGGACAACCTGTTGTTGGAGATGGGGAATGGGGTCATTTACAAATCGACGCAGTTTCTTTGTATCTTTTGATTTTAGCACAGATGACAGCATCTGGGTTGCAGATTGTATTTTCTTTAGATGAAGTTTCATTTATTCAAAATCTGGTATTCTACATAGAGTCGGCATATTGTATTCCCGATTATGGTATTTGGGAGCGAGGCGACAAAACTAATCACG GTGAGCCAGAACTAAATGCAAGTTCAATTGGTATGGCCAAAGCAGCTCTAGAAGCAATGAACGAACTGGACTTATTTGGTGCCCGAGGAGGTCCTGCAAGTGTTATACATGTTTTAGCTGATGAAGCACATAAATGTCAGGCTGTTTTGCAATCTATGTTACCACGCGAATCAAACAGCAAAGAACTTGACTCGGGATTGCTTTGCGTAATTGGATTTCCAGCGTTTGCTGCTGATGACCCACAATTAATACGTAACACGAAAGATGCCATTTTATCACGACTTCAAGGAAAATATGGCTGCAAACGCTTTTTACGAGATGGCTACCGTACACCCAAAGAGGATCCATCTCGCTTATACTACGAACGTTGGGAACTCAGAATGTTTGAAAACATCGAGTGCGAGTGGCCTCTGTTTTATTGTTACCTCATTCTTTTCCACGCTTTTCAAAATGACAAATTAGCAGTGAAGGAATATGCAGATCGCCTTGAG aaaattatggtCCGAGCAGACGATGGGACATTACTTATACCTGAAAGTTATGCAGTTCCGCATAATTTGGTATCAAACGAATACCAACATCCCGGCTCGCAACCGCGTGAAGTAGTAGGCAGATGCCCATTCCTTTGGGGACAATCTTTGTTCATATTAGGTCGACTATTACAGGAG GGTTTCTTGGCAGTCGGAGAATTAGATCCGTTAAATCGTCGTCTAGGTGCCCAAAAGAAACCTGACGTTGTTGTCCAAGTGGTCATCATAGCTGAGGATAACGAAATACGTGACAAGTTGACAGAACATGATTTGCATGTACAAACAATAGCTgaagtggcgccaattgaagtaCAGCCAGCTCGAGTTCTTAGCCATTTGTACACGTATTTGGGTCGTAATCGGAAATTAGGATTAACAGGGCGTAAGTCTCGCGATGTGGGTATTTTGAGCACCAGCAAATTATACTCACTTAAGGATCGTATATTTGCCTTTACACCACAA AATATCGATTTTGAAGAGTACTACACAACTCGTGATCCTGATTTGCTTGCTAGCAATTTCACAACAAATTTAGCTTTCCTAACAAACAATTGGCGGCACATGTTAGGAAGACCGACTATAACTCTAATGGCCACGCATTACATGCTAG ATCAAGATAAAATACCACTGGCTATGATCCAAACAATGCGTAAGCTTAAGTCTGGATATATTAATGGCACTCGAGTTATGCTGGGCAACCTCAAGGACTTCTTAAATACGTCCGCCATCACCGATCTAAGCTTTTTGGGAAGCACAGAAGATGGTTACCCAGATCGTTTAAATCCCGACGTACAGGCATATTTGGACGAGCACTTGTTGCGCTCATTTAGCCATCGCGGCATGATGAAACTACATGGCGCACATTTGCGGCCACGTCAATTACGCAGGCGTATGTCTTGCAAGGGTGCTATTAAAAAAACCCGTTCAATTAATGTCGATT CTGATAATTTGGGTATGGAAGGTCCGACACCATTAACGGAAAGACGTTTATCATCGGTGATTCCGCCACCATGGTTACAGCCAAATAAGGCTAATAATAtcagtgtttttgcaacaacacCAGAAGAAGGTCCCACCCTCACAGTGGATCCATTGATTCGTGAAAATATCTACCCCATTGATCCACATCATAATCGTTCGGCCATTGAACGCCGCAGTGAGTTTACAAGACAACAAGAAA AAGTAGAGGAATTAATTGCAATGTTGCGTGAAACGGAGAATCTGGAAGAACAAGGAGACATTTTGCAATATTTGGTCGACACACAGGGGTTGGACTTCAATACTG CTGGCTTAGGTTTGAGGAATAAAGATTCCg acGTTGAGCAGGAAGATGTGGATGAGGCCATTGCTATTGCTTCAGTCATAAAGGGCGAGCTATGCGACAATACAGAACTTCTACCCACGGTTATCATTGACACTACTCTTACTAATTCTTCACTTCTTCCCACTCAAGGGATGTTGGAGGAAGGTCGCGTCGTCACTGTGCGGGATCTCCTTAAAGGCCTCTACGAAAAAGCTTGTCAACAGAAACTTTGGGGCCTTGTGCGCCACACAGCCGGAATGCTTGGAAAACGTGTCGAGGATCTTGCCAAGGCCGTAACCGATCTGTTGGTGCGACAGAAGCAG GTCACTGTAGGAATGCCACCCAATAATGAATATACAATTACTGCACCTTTACCAGAGATTGAGTTACGTCAACTGATCCATGAT ACTTATGGTGATGATGAAAGTACTGCGATGTTGACGCAGGAATTAATGGTGTATCTAGCTATGTTTATACGCACCGAACCACAACTATTTCACGAAATGTTGCGCCTGCGCGTAGGGCTTATTATTCAGGTAATGGCCAAGGAGTTATCACGTACACTTAATTGTGACGGTGAGGCAGCCTCGGAACATTTGCTCAACCTGTCGCCATTTGAAATGAAGAACTTGCTCTATCACATACTGAGCGGAAAAGAATTTGCTGTGAGCAGTG TTGCACGTGGAAATCTCTCAATCGTAAGCTGTAAATCAAGTCGTGTCAGCAAGAAGAGTCAAATAGGTTTGGGCGATCAAGAGGGAGATGATGCACTTATAGCAACAATCGATGATCGTCAAGGTCAATGGTTAAGACGCCGCCGCTTGGATGGTGCACTGAATCGGGTACCACGTGATTTCTATTCTCGCGTCTGGAGTGTGCTTGAAAAATGCCAAGGATTGGCAATCGAAGGACGCATATTACCGCAGAGTTTGACACAAGAAATGACAACCGGCGAATTGAAATTTGCTTTAGAAGTAGAAACGGCACTTAATCAAATTCCACAACCAGAATATAGACAATTGGTGGTGGAAGCCCTTATGGTGCTCACACTTATGACAGAACATAATATGGTACCCTCTCTGGGCGGTATTATCTATGTTGAACATTTGGTTCACAAAGCCAATCAACTGTTTCTAGAAGATCAACGTAAAGTGCAAGGTGATGCTATGCTATGTTGTGCCAAATCCAAAGAGGGCAAGGACCAGCAGGCAGCTTCCGGTATGCTCTTATGTGGAGGTGCAGCATATATCTGTCAACATTTATACGATAG TGCACCCAGTGGTAGCTATGGCACTATGACATATATGGCTCGTGCAGTTGCTCTTGTTCTGGACTGTGTGCCAAAGCATGGAGAAATGGAATGTGTAATATCCTAA